In Citrus sinensis cultivar Valencia sweet orange chromosome 2, DVS_A1.0, whole genome shotgun sequence, a single genomic region encodes these proteins:
- the LOC102617249 gene encoding anthranilate synthase beta subunit 2, chloroplastic-like, protein MAAMVSQSTLIQTKPSLSLKPSQRFRPNRLSAIPEPSPGLRLGAKKGNGAVKLSMAVAEAVPISKSLYLDDKKSKNNKNPIIVIDNYDSFTYNLCQYMGELGYHFEVYRNDELTVEELKRKNPRGVLISPGPGTPQDSGISLQTVLELGPTVPLFGVCMGLQCIGEAFGGKIVRSPLGVMHGKSSLVYYDEKGEDGLLAGLSNPFTAGRYHSLVIEKESFPSDALEVTAWTEDGLIMAARHKKYKHLQGVQFHPESIITTEGKTIVRNFIKMIVRKEAADSQN, encoded by the exons ATGGCGGCAATGGTTTCGCAGTCAACTCTCATTCAAACAAAACCGTCTCTCTCTTTAAAACCCTCTCAACGGTTTCGACCCAATCGTCTCTCTGCAATCCCTGAGCCTTCTCCAg GGCTGAGGTTGGGGGCTAAGAAGGGAAATGGGGCTGTAAAGTTGTCAATGGCTGTGGCAGAGGCAGTACCCATTTCGAAGTCTTTATATTTGGATGATAAGAAGAgcaagaataataaaaatcccaTCATTGTTATTGATAATTATGATAGTTTCACTTACAATCTCTGCCAG TATATGGGCGAGCTTGGTTATCACTTTGAGGTTTATCGGAATGATGAATTAACTGTGGAGGAGTTAAAACG GAAAAATCCTAGAGGAGTGCTTATATCCCCTGGGCCGG GCACACCTCAAGATTCTGGAATATCATTGCAGACTGTTTTGGAACTTGGACCTACTGTGCCTCTGTTTGGTGTTTGTATGGGTTTGCAGTGCATTGGAGAGGCTTTTGGAG GGAAGATTGTGCGTTCTCCGCTTGGTGTCATGCATGGAAAAAGTTCTCTTGTGTATTATGATGAGAAAGGGGAGGATGGCTTGCTTGCTGGACTATCAAA TCCTTTCACAGCAGGTAGATATCATAGCCTTGTGATTGAGAAAGAAAGCTTTCCTAGTGATGCGCTGGAAGTTACAGCATGGACAGAAGATGGGCTGATAATGGCTGCTCGTCACAAGAAATATAAGCATCTGCAG GGGGTTCAATTTCATCCGGAGAGCATTATAACCACCGAGGGCAAGACAATTGTTcgcaatttcatcaaaatgatAGTGAGAAAGGAAGCAGCTGATTCTCAGAATTAG
- the LOC102616939 gene encoding probable xyloglucan endotransglucosylase/hydrolase protein 28, which produces MVVSYEGCFLLVFSLLAVVASGLYRNLPIVPFDEGYSHLFGHDNLVVHRDGKSVHLSLDERTGSGFVSHDLYLHGFFSASIKLPADYTAGVVVAFYMSNGDMFEKNHDEIDFEFLGNIRGKNWRIQTNIYGNGSTSIGREERYNLWFDPSDDFHQYSILWTDSQIIFYIDGIPIREFKRTASMGGDFPAKPMSLYATIWDGSDWATNGGKYRVNYKYAPYVTEFSDFVLHGCSFDPIEQTSSKCDITESSKVSIPTGVSPSQRIKMENFRRKHMTYSYCYDQIRYKVPPFECVINPLEAERLKVHDPVTFGGGRRHHGKRHHRSRSSGTKANDV; this is translated from the exons atgGTGGTGTCTTATGAGGGTTGTTTTCTTCTAGTATTTTCTCTTCTTGCTGTAGTTGCTTCTGGGTTGTACAGAAACCTGCCTATTGTGCCTTTTGATGAAGGGTATAGTCATTTGTTTGGGCATGATAATCTTGTTGTTCATAGAGATGGAAAATCTGTTCATTTATCTCTAGATGAAAGAACAG GGTCTGGATTTGTGTCACATGACCTCTATCTTCATGGTTTCTTCAGTGCTTCAATAAAGTTGCCTGCTGATTATACTGCCGGCGTTGTTGTTGCCTTCTAT ATGTCAAATGGTGACATGTTTGAGAAGAATCATGATGAAATAGACTTTGAGTTCTTGGGTAATATTAGAGGCAAAAATTGGAGGATTCAGACTAATATTTATGGCAATGGAAGCACCAGCATCGGAAGAGAAGAGAGATACAATCTCTGGTTTGATCCTTCTGATGATTTCCATCAGTACAGTATTCTCTGGACTGATTCCCAGATCAT ATTTTATATAGACGGTATTCCAATTAGGGAGTTTAAGAGAACTGCATCTATGGGAGGAGATTTTCCTGCTAAGCCGATGTCTTTGTACGCCACAATCTGGGATGGCTCTGATTGGGCTACAAATGGTGGCAAATACCGAGTGAACTACAAATATGCTCCCTATGTGACTGAATTCTCTGACTTCGTACTCCACGGATGTTCATTTGATCCTATTGAGCAAACTTCTTCCAAGTGTGACATAACCGAAAGTTCCAAAGTATCAATCCCTACTGGCGTCTCCCCATCACAGagaattaaaatggaaaactTTAGGAGGAAGCATATGACCTATTCCTACTGCTATGACCAAATTCGATACAAAGTTCCTCCATTTGAGTGTGTGATCAACCCCCTTGAGGCGGAGCGCCTTAAAGTACACGATCCAGTTACATTCGGGGGAGGGCGGCGCCATCACGGGAAACGACACCACCGAAGCCGATCAAGCGGAACCAAGGCCAATGACGTTTGA